The genomic window CTGGTACTGGTGTGGCCAGAACGGGGAGTTATCGCCGGTAAATGAGGAGGGATAGAGATTGAGGCTACAGTATACGCCACTGTAGCCAGCGGCAGCCTGCTTGGGCGATTGAGGATGCCCAGGAATGACATTTACTTTGCCGGCCCAGGCTTGCACGGCATCTGCGACTCCTACCAGCTCTTCTTCGAGAACCCTGGTTCGTCCATAGACGGAGCAGATACATGGAGAGGTGAACCAGGTCGAGCGCGTTGCTGTCTGAGCCTGAACGCCAGTCGGGATTTGCTGCCTGATCTCCTTTCAGGCGGTCAAATGCCTTCTTGAGTTTGGCTTGGAGATCCTGCGATACAATCGAATCGGACTTGGCGACCGGTCAGGCTTGTCGGTCAATCGGCCAATCGGTCCATGACGGACATCATGGCCACCTCGCGGACCTGGATCATGCCCGAGTCGCAGCCGCTGTTCTGATGATGGATACCGAGAGGATACGACCCTTCGTATCGATATGTTCGTTGACCTTCTGGGAAATACCAGAGGGGCAGACCAAAGCCCGGATAGCGTGCAGCGGGCTATATTGACGAAGCCATGGTAAATCCTAGAGATATCAGGCGACGGTTTAGGAGAATCTTTGAGGCATTACAAGGAATGGCTAAGATATCCAATTTCATCTTCACACACGGGCGGAAGGAcctgaagagaagaaaggaaaacaaTCTCCAGTTGATAGTACTGGACCGCCTCCTCTTGTATCTATCAACCTCAGTCGATTGCTTGTTTGTACACCGCCATGGCGATAGACTCAATCTCCATACCAGGCCATTGCAAGCGCATTTTCGCAAGCTTTTCTGTTCAGCCTTACCAAGTTGGCATTATCAAATTTGCGATATGAAGAAAAATGCAAGGTCTGGAAGCGACGTTTGCCGCAGCAGTGCTGTTTGACAGGGCgggatcccctgaattctaGGCAGTAGAGGTGGGGCAGGACAGGCACCGGTGCACAGACCACGTGCCTGCCTGGAACGCGCCCAAGGTCGTCTTGCCGTCTCGTCGCGAGTTCCCTTGGCATAGAATCAATTGGTTGGGCAGCAAGCTGCATTCAGCGCGCTGCGCTGTATGGTATGTCCGAACCGAGCTGCTTTGGTGACTAATGCTTTCGCTTCAGTCAGCATGCAATTGGTTCCAAACTTGGCGCACTTTTAGTCCCGAACCGCGAGCTTATCTTTCCCCGCGAAGCAAGTCTCGCGCTTGGCTGATGGAGCAGGCACCACTCACCGGATTGGAAACGCCAATTGGTAAGCCGACCTTTGACTCTCGTTTAGCGCTTTCGCTTGGCTGCGGGCGAGATATGCGCAGGATCATACCCAAATATCATCGTATGCCACTAGGATCCCAAAGACATGAGGAGGCCGACTACTAAAGGCGCGCCATCGGCCGCACAATCAATGGTTATCCGACCCAAGGATCATCATCATAACACAGCACCGTCGAAATTTACACTCATAAACATATAAACACCAACCAAATCAGCAATTCGGTCATCGCCGTTATCATCAGGCAACAATGAACTCCACGCCAACAGACCCGCTCACGCTCCATCGCGGCTTTCCAGCGGATAACAAACACGTCTGGTCGCCATTCGTCGTCAAGGTCGAGGCCCGTTTCCGCTTCGCCGACTTCAGATATCGCCTCGCCGCAGGCGGGCCCCTCCAAGGGCCCAAGGGCAAGATCCCCTACGTCGAGCTCGCGGACGGCGCTACGCTTGGCGACTCGTCCCTGCTGATCGCCGAGCTGGTGCGCCGGGGCGAGCTCCCGGACCTGAACGCGGGGCTCCGGCCCGAGCAGAGGAGTCACGACCTGGCGCTACGGGCGCTGCTGGAGGAGAAGCTTTATTTTCTCAATGTGAGTCGTTGAGTTTGTTGGGCGCGCGGTTCTTGCCAGCGTCGTGCGATGTTGTCCGTACTGGTGCTGACCAGTGCGCCCTTTCGTGGGAATCAATTAGGGGTGGGAGAAGTGGACGGCAAACTACCATGTTCAGCGTGACCACATCTTGTGGAGCCTCCCTTGGCCTATGCGCAACCTCGTCGGGCTGCTGGCGTACCGCGGCCAGATGGCGACGCTCAAAGGCCAGGGTACGGGCCGGTACTCGGAGGAGGAGATTGACGTCCTGCGCGGGGAGATCCTGAAGACCGTCGCGGCTCTGTTGGAGGTCTCCAAGGCAAAGCTATCAGACGGTGCCAAAGGGCCGGATACAGTCTTTTGGGCCTTTGGCGGGGAGAATCCCACAGAGGTAGATGCGACGCTTTTTGGTTTCGTGGCCTCCATTATGGTTTGCACATCGTAAGTTTCCACGGCGGGGTGTTTTGTGCCCATCTACAAATGCAACAAATAGCTCAGTGCTGACCCCTATCCACAGAGGCCCGGTCGCGCGGAGCATGGTTCGGAGTCATCCGGTTATTGTCGAGTACGCCAACAGGATACACGATAAATACTTTCCGGATTACGAGAAGTGGAGTAACGAGAACTAAAGCTTCCGGCCCGATTACATTTTTGCTGGTAACAGATACACATACAAAAGGGTTGCGCGAGGGGCAGGCTCGGCAGGGGCCAAGGGCAAAAGGATTTGGCGTTTACTGGACGAGAAAAGCATAATGATTGGCCTAGGCTAACGAGGCACAGAACTGCCCCTCGCACTCATGTCACCCAAAACTCTGGAATTGATGGCGCCATGTCTGTTTAGTGCATAGTACAATGTATATTACAGGTCTGGTGACTTGCCTAAGGTTGGCCTGCGATGTTCTCGCCCATGATGAGTTGAGAAATTGGATTAATATACTGTGCTACACAGCCCGCATTTGCCGACGTTACACCGTTCTGGTTGAATGATGTACTGTTTGTTCCACTGTCAGCTCAGCGACCCAAACGCGGGGAAAGCTCGACACTCTCGTGAACAGTGGCCAATCGTCAACCTGTCAATCGTATTAGATGACGTTTGAGCGGCATCATCTTTTTATTAACTCGAGCGAATGTGTATCGTGGGCGTGCTTCTTTGGGGTTTGACGTGGCAAAAGGTTTCTCAGGGAGCTTCGGGTATATAGTCAGGGGAGAGAAGGCAGCGACTCCTACCTACTTCAAGGAATTCCCCAAGATATCATCACGACTCCACAGGCATCCAACATAAAAAGAAATACAAAGAAACCTCAAGAAGTAAGCAACCAACATGCCTGAGCACCACGGACACCCACCGTCTGGCGTCACCGACACGGCGGCCGACAACGCTCACGAATTCATCGAGGGCGCAGAGGAGCAGGAACACAAGGTAGAGTTTGCCCGTATCTTTAACCTCGTAGGCCTGCATCATTGTCGATTCGTCTAGAGAAATGAAAGCTGACTAGATTACCACAACAAAGGCCCATCCCGAAGCGCAGCTTGACCGCGGCGTGCATCAAGAGACCGTCGAGTCCGGGAGCAAGGGACTGGGCGCGACTGACAAGGGAGATGGCCACTCAAAGTCCAAGATGGACTCTATCAAGGAGGCGCTGCATCTCAAAAAGGACGACAAATGATATGTGACCATGTCATGGCTGCGGGATGAATATTGAGGGCTGTGATTGACATTTAAGGGCAGTGATGAAATTTACCGATGAGATTGTATTTCGTGTGAGGGAGTCTTTTATCTCTGCCAACCAACAAATGTATAATTAAGGATATTGTTGGTCTAGGTACGTTTCTAATCTAGCAAGCAATCCACCCAAAGTATCCGGATCTTcaacggtttttttttttttttttttttttgcgctgCTCGCATACGTATCCCCCCTTATTGCAGTGGACTTCTGCTTCCGCTGCGATATTGAGCGGATAAGGCTCGACCCCACGAGGGTGTGAGGGATATCACCTGGGGACGACAAGTGATGTGAGATTTGGTTCTTGATCTGCATCCAAAACCTAGACTGCCTACCTACACAAGCTATAGTAATCAAAGAGGCGCCCCGATCGATTACTATGGCCCATGTATGAAGCTTCTTTTATGGACGGCGGCAAGAGTGGACAGCCGCGATGTTCCAATTACGAAACTAGCACGAGAGCTAAAGCGGCATCGTGAGCTGGCAAGTCGATGCTAGCGCGCTAAATTCTAATTACCCTTGTGTTACCCCTGAATGTCACCTTGGTAGCAAgccggcagttgacggcgccAAGGTGCGGGCTGCATTGCCTGTAGCGCAGCTTTGGTCGCTTGCCGCATCCGTGCTATGTTATTTTGTCTTGGTTCTTCATCGAAATCTGGATGCAAAATCAGACGGTTCTTTGGACGCATAGGAGATTCACACATGAGCTACCTTGATCCGCGTTACGCGCACGGCCAAATGTTTCTCTGTAAAATACAGACTTTATTCTTTTCTCCATCAATGCGACACGGCACTGGAATCCTATCGTGTCCCCGATGCAAGTCATACAGGCAACGGCTTATCGCGTTTCCGATAAAGCATTGCATTTCAGCAATGGCGCTCTTAAAGTTGGGACGGCGTGTGGTTGATTACATCATGACGTCACCCAACTCGAGCTAGGCCTTTATGCCTTCAGGCTGATAAAAGCACATGTCGCTGCTCCTGGACggtcaagtttttttttgtaaattTGGTATTTCATTGCCGCATCTGACACTTGACAAAGTCTTGCGTTTTACAGCTTGATATACTGGCAAACAAACGAACACTAGCAAACAATCGAAATGGGAATGGGCGATTCTGACACTGCCAACGGCACTGTACGTACGTCAGTTCCGGGGGTTCCTGTCACGATCGAGCGGAAGCCCTTCGTCCAGGACGAGCATGAGGACCAGAGGCTGCCCAACGCTGGCACGGCCCGTGTCAACACTGCCGCCTCGTATGAGCATCCAAACGGAACGACCGAGGACGGCTATGCCAGGCGACACAGCCACCAGACGGTGCTGCAGCAGCACTGTGACTTTTTCGACCGGGACCAAGACGGTGTGATTTGGCCGCAAGACACCTTTGTCGGCTTCTACCGTCTTGGCTTTGGTGTAATTCTGTCGCTGATTTCCGTCTTCATCATCCACGGCAACTTTTCCTACCCCACGAGTCCATCCTGGATTCCGGATGCTTTCTTCAGGATCCACCTCGACCGTATCCACAAGGACAAGCACGGCTCTGATACGGGCACCTATGACACCGAGGGGCGGTTCGTGCCGCAGAAGTTTGAGGACATCTTTGCCAAGTACGCCCCCGGACAGGACAGCCTCACCTGGAGAGATGTTATGCAGGTTTTGCACGGCCAGCGGCTGTACGCAGACCCCATTGGCTGGTTTGCCGCGGTATTTGAATGTTAGTTCGGTCATTTGCTCCCAGGGCAGCCCTAGCTCCTTGTCGTTTTGCTGTGCTAATCGAAGCCAACCCCACAGGGCTTGCAACGTATATTCTACTATGGCCAGAAGATGGACACATGAAGAAGGATGATATCAGGGGAGTCTACGACGGCAGCATCTTCTATACCATCGCTGCCCGTCGGGAGGAACGGGTCAGGCAGAAGAGCAGCTAGTCCTCCTGCCTGAGCCTACTTTGTCCTCCCCCAGCTGATGCTCGGTTTGATCCTTGCTATGTTTTGGTGCAAAGGACATGTTGGGGAGTTTTCATCCTCGGCCATACGTAGCTCTTTGGTTCTGCgtgaggtacctacctacctacctacgcaACTACGTTTCCGTATAGTACCCCACTTTAATTGATATCGACGTATTTGGTTGCTATGCAAACGCGAGATTGGTCGATTTGGTCATTTGGTCCCCTTGATCCATGTATGTCCGGCGCGTTCTCGACCGCGCTCTCTCCACCGTAACGCTCAATCTCGCTCCGCTTGTCATTTCACCGTCACTTCCCCGAGGAGTTAGCAAACAGATTTTGTTTGTCAATGACGCAACCCTGCCGTCAGACAAACAGAGGTCGACAAGGCAGGCTCCCGACAGGTTGGCAACGCAGGCGGTGACCCCACACTAATCGCGTCGCAAGGGAGAAGGACGTATATCAAAACGTCCAGCTCTTTCCTCAGATTGATCTCACAATCTTTACCAACCGATCTCACCATTTCAACTTTTCCACATTCCACGATACCCTTTTTCCACCAATTCAATTCACTGGGAAACACACAATCCCTTACCCTTCTCGAGAACAGAATAACACCCCCATACCACAACCCGCAAGCAAACAAAATATGCCCGACACCGGCCGCAACATCTGCGTCACGTCCGTCGACGGACAGACGGGCCACCTGATCGCGGAGCTGATCCTGACGCACGAGACCTTTTCGTTCAAGGCCGACAGCGTCATCGGACTTTCGCTCGACGCCAAGTCGGAAAAGGCGGCGGAGCTCGAGTCTCTTGGCGCCGTCATCGTGGAGCACAAGCCCGGCTCGGGTGCCGACGACCTGGCCGCGACGCTCAAGAAGGCCAAGTGCGACACCATCTGCCTGGTGCCGcccgcccgctccgacaaGCTCGCCGTCTGCACCGAGCTCGTCGAGgccgcccgcgccgccggcgtcaGCAACGCACTCCTCATCAGCTCCGCCGGCGCAGACTACGCCGAGCGCGAGACCCAGCCCCGCCTGCGCGAGTTCATCGACATTGAGGCCCTGGTCCTCGCCAACAAGGGAGACCCCGACAATGCGCTTGCGCACTCGCCCTGCGTGATCCGGTAAGTGGGGCTGTCTCTTGGTGATTTCGCGGGGGAGGAGGGGGCGGAATCGTGTCCGTGTCCAGGAAGggaacccttttttgttggtGTACATGCTGATCTGAGTTCCATCCTAGTGCCGGCTTCTACGCTGAGAACCTCCTCGTGTACGCTCCCCAGGCCTCGACCGAGGGCGTACTCCCGATTCCCATCGGCGAGAACCACAAGTTTGCGCCCGTCGCTCTCGGTGTAAGCTTTCCCGCAATTTGACCACCTTTTTGAGAAGACTTTCCATTGCAGTTGAAGATACTAATCGTTGGGTCAAACGCAAAAGGATGTCGCCCAAGTTGCAGCCCACGTCCTGACCGGCAAGGGCCCTCACGGCTTCGACGACCGCCACCGTGGCCAGATGATGGTGATGACGGGACCCATGCTCGCCAGCGGCAAGGAGCTCGCGACCTCAGCCAGCAAGGGCGTCGGCTCGCAGCTTCAGTTCCAGGACATTCCCGAGTAAgggcctctttttttccttttttccctctttcaATATCCCTACAACAGTTATTTCTTATCTCCGCCTCTCCTGTTTGAGACTGGCAACCTTGTGACTGACGCCCATAACCTTCGCGCCGCTTTAGACTCGAGGCCAAGGTTGTGCTCCGGAACCAGTCCGAGTCCGACGAGTCGGAGCTCGAGTACATTCTCGAGTACTACAGCCTGGTGCGCGAGGGTAAGACCAACTACATCGCCACCTCGGCCTTCCACTACGTCACCGGCGGCCGCCCGACCGAGCTCGACACCATCTTTGAGATGTACGCCGGCGAGCTGAGGCCGCAGAAGAAGCGCCGCACTGCTGCCGAGTCCAACTAAGACAACGCAAAACGGTATGAGAAATGCAGTCATCTGGGAAGAGGCTGGGGGTGTTGGCGTTtagcacttttttttctttgtttttgatTTGTGTTTTTTACTCGCTTTAGGGGTTACAGACGCCCTGAGGAGTTCACGATAATGAATGTTTGCGGGGACCAACGAACAGAACCCCACCAGagcatacctaggtatccaGGAGATCCGGTCTGGGATTTTGCACATTGCATCACGTGTGTACCGGAGTGCGCCGAGACGCATATCGTCACGGTTACGTCGCAGCCAACACTTTGAATATGGCCCACCATAGGACACGCCTGTTTTTTGCAGGTTGAATCAAAAGGTTTTGGCGAATCCATGATTGCCATCTTGTTTGTCCATGCAAATGTCCTACCAAATGTCATATCCTTTGCTGCAGCCTGCTGGCATGGATTGCAACCCACCTTCAGTCCACTCAGTCTCGAGCTAATCAGGGGCATAGAGAAGCAGCACAGGATAAGTAGCCTGCATTTCTTTTGTCTGCCCAGATGTGAAAAGTTCCACAAAGCTCGAAAACTCCGCCGAGATTGGCAAAGCCACCTGTCAGCAGCATCCCAATTAGGATTGGATACGGCTACCTACTCCCCGAAGCCGATTTTTCTTGCTGGCAAACCCCGCTGTAGCCTGTAACTGGGTTTTCGGATGTGATGCGGGAAAggtagcggctgctgacTGGTGAGGAGAACAAAAATGGCCTTGGTCAAAGCGGGTGACAAACGGGTGATTATGCGAGGATGAGTCGATGGGGTTGATTGGCTATTACAGGTTCTCAACTGGAACCACTTTCTCTGCAGGTATCCGGGAGCCCAGTTTCCCTCTTGTGGCTCGGTGCAGGCAGGATTCAAGACCTTGTCGGTTTTTGATACGGCGAAGAAAGGACCGACGAAAGCAAGCTGGGACGTTGGGATTCTCAATGGGTAAACCACGAAACCACCATTCAGATTTCCAGTCCGTGTGGAGAAATGTTGATTTGTGACAAATGGGAAAGTGACCGATGACCAAGATGGGTTATTCCATGACAAATGGTGTGCACGGGATGTAGAAATACATGTACAGCAAACGAACATCCATCTAGGTATGGGATGGCACCCCACCCCCAGCGCTGGAAGCCCTGGAGTTAACTGCCCATCTTCATCTTGCTATTATTAGCTTCCGAGGATTTCCTAGTACTGTACGGCCTGGGTAACAAAATCAGAAAAGCAAACATCCCCGCTTTCAATCATGAGCTTATTTCAGCTTCCTGTAGCCCGCGGCCAATTGTGGGCCAGTATGTAACTCGGCTACCGGCCCGTTACCGCATTGGGGCCCCGAGGGGCCAGGGTAGCAGTCCACATCGGCAACGGGGCTGGCCAAGATGCCCCGAGATCCTGCACAGGTAGGTACCGGTACGTGGCCTCTAGGTACCTCGAGTATTTGTGTACCATTGACCTTGGTGTTTTGAAgccttttttccttttattttcctttttgtcttGGTTGCTGCCTGGATAAGATAAAATCCAACATGGACggtgggcttttttttggcaaatCGGGTGATTGCAGACATGCATTTGCAAAACATCTTTTTAATCTTCAGGCACCAAGTTCGAAATAGTGATTCGACTGTGACGTCAGGTAGGACAGGCAGCCCCTCATGAAATGGTGTGGCAGTTCTATAGCATTGTGAAGTCAACATGCGATTACTATACAGTTACAAGGTGGCTTGATTGACGGATGGCACGTTGGGAACCTATGTGGCTTGCGTCCACGTTTTCTCATCATGACAGCAATACCGGCCAAAGGCGGATGGCGCCCTGGAAATTGAATCAGGGCACATAACAAGTCCACATAAAAAGTCCTCATGTGCCACAGCATAGATTGATTGCTTTGACACTCACCACCCGAGAAGGTCGAGAAAGCGGAAGGCGTTTCTAGACTCTCTGTAGTAGCTGACAACACTACTCACTTACAAAACCCACTTTAAGGCTAACGTCTGGTTCGGCTGGCTAGTCATGGTCTCGCAGTCCCCATTTCTCATTAGTAACTATATCCGGTGATCTTGCCCCAAGCGACAGAGATCACCACTGCCAACGCCCCATCTGCGCAGGCTACAGAGTGTCTTGCTGTCAACCTTCCAGCTGCTGCCAGCCCTGGAGAATTCTTGGGGCCGAGATCAGACCGGTGGTGAGTGGCTGATCTTTCCAAATGCAGCAGAGTAGCAGGACTCCAAACACGGTAAACGATGCTTTACCCAGTTGCCCCTTTTTCACATTTCCTTTGCAAGGGTAGTTCTCCGTATTCTCAGCGGCTCGATCCGGAGACGATGGTCATAAGCGCGCCACCAGGCGTgcacaaaaagaaaatggtTAGGCCGTTATGAGCGGGCCTCCAGCCACGTCAGCAGTTTGAGCCAGATAAAATTGACGAGATCAGAATAGAATACACTGCTTCAaagcaacaaagaaaaaacaggATTTCCTTCCCGATGCACCCGTTTCTGGGTATCTATGTCTCATATGCAATGTGTGATAAATGACCAGATCGTGTCCTCCACCAAGTCTTTCGAAGTCAGGCCTCCGCCAAGAGAAACGATCAACACGCTGGGTAAAAAAGCAGACTATGATTGCAATGTTTGATTTGCTCCTGGGGGAATTGCTCAGCTAGCTGTGGTTCCGTGTCGGTGAAAAAGTACTGGCCAGTGGGTATGCCAACTCAATAATACGAACTTTACGAAGGTCTGGGATCCTAAAAGGCTGAAAGTATGGGGAAAATGTTCAAAAAAACCCCTGCCGCTTGGGACAGCTATATGCCCGTACGATGCCCGATGTCGATCTATATTTACTCGGTCGGGATAAGATTGGCGCCGGGTAGTAAGCTGAAAAAAGGCACAGCGAGGCGCAAAATCGATGTTGCAGCAGATGGGGCGGCGGGTCGGTAACGCGCTTCTTCCGCTGGCGGGGGCGGCCTGGAACCGCATGTCCACACCGGCTGGTTCGGCCATTGAGGTGTTGCAGTTCtcagtttctttttcttgtggGCTAGTCTAGAAGCCGGGGCTGCAAGAGGGGGCGGCAAAGAGatgggacgaaaaaaaagagaacgtAACAACCATCAGAAGTGGCGGGGACCGATAGCCGGACGCAACGTCGCTGTTGGCGACGGGTGACTGCATGCAATGGTTTCGTGTTTTTTGACAGAGTGGCGCGCGGGAGagtaaagaaaaagcccaatTTTTCGGCGACTTACAGAAAAAATGACGTTGATATCTTCTTTTTAGGACTCTAACTTTccctgtttttcttttgttacgCGTTAATGTGTTCCGAGGTGCTCTGTATCGGTGTCAAAATGACCCGAGGTTTTCACTCATGTATGACCAAGAGGAGCGGCAGGTTCATCTCCCATGCAGAAACGGACTTTGACGTGCATCTTCAAAGAAACCAGTGATGTTGGCGCTTCCGAGGCAAGTCGTTCACGGGCTGGACTCGACAAGGCCAAAGTGGAAATGAAGATGCGATAGCCTTGGGCGGATCTAATACCGTCCAGACAGTCAATCCACCTCTCGTGCCTCTCGCTATTCTCCCACTACATAAATGCCGGGATTCACTGAAGGCCCGGATAAAATTGTTACTACTCTGCCACTTACCACCGACCAAATCCTTGGGGAGAGGTCAGTGATCATCATTTTGGTTCAGAGGAtgaaaagcaaagaaaaacaaaggcCCAGCTGCCACATACATGTTTTGTTTGCCGGGACAGGGGATGAGTTGACAGGTCATAACGACTTCCCATCAGACAGCGTAAATGCGGGGGAGAATGGGCAGTAATACGACAAAGCAATATGGCAGTGCATATTTGCCAAGCGCCTTACCCCGGGGAAATGTGGTCTTcacacatacacacacacacacacacacacaccccaAGGGCCCAGTCAAGACTGTCTGTCACCCTTCTACCCGCTGTGGGGATAATTCAG from Pyricularia oryzae 70-15 chromosome 4, whole genome shotgun sequence includes these protein-coding regions:
- a CDS encoding caleosin domain-containing protein; its protein translation is MGMGDSDTANGTVRTSVPGVPVTIERKPFVQDEHEDQRLPNAGTARVNTAASYEHPNGTTEDGYARRHSHQTVLQQHCDFFDRDQDGVIWPQDTFVGFYRLGFGVILSLISVFIIHGNFSYPTSPSWIPDAFFRIHLDRIHKDKHGSDTGTYDTEGRFVPQKFEDIFAKYAPGQDSLTWRDVMQVLHGQRLYADPIGWFAAVFEWLATYILLWPEDGHMKKDDIRGVYDGSIFYTIAARREERVRQKSS